From Cucumis melo cultivar AY chromosome 1, USDA_Cmelo_AY_1.0, whole genome shotgun sequence, a single genomic window includes:
- the LOC103489584 gene encoding probable receptor-like serine/threonine-protein kinase At4g34500 — protein MAVSGSNSTQTHPSDQSPSSSSGTSLSNLKIYAAIGIIAACMIAASGLIFLCVRRSRESRKHKMRVKHSSGLIPLVSKEIAEIKESDRTVEDCEKGEVIRVEKKKEIEFENGVSKKSQESDVSGGGRSDVSVEDPNLGWGRWYSLKELEMATDGFVEENVIGEGGYGIVYRGVLPDGSVVAVKNLLNNKGQAEKEFKVEVEAIGKVRHKNLVGLIGYCAEGAQRMLVYEFVDNGNLEQWLHGDVGPVSPLTWEIRMKIALGTAKGLAYLHEGLEPKVVHRDVKSSNILLDRKWNAKVSDFGLAKLLQPEASYVTTRVMGTFGYVSPEYASTGMLNEGSDVYSFGVLLMEIITGRSPIDYSRPPGEMNLVDWFKGMVANRRGEEVVDPLIEIPPSPRTLKRVLLVCLRCIDLDANKRPKMGQIVHMLEADDFPYRSELRSVREKDSQPARSDVPSKLPL, from the exons ATGGCGGTTTCCGGTAGCAATTCCACCCAGACTCACCCTTCCGACCAATCTCCCTCCTCTTCTTCTGGAACTTCTCTATCCAACTTGAAAATCTACGCCGCCATAGGTATTATAGCTGCATGTATGATTGCGGCTTCTGGTTTAATCTTCTTATGTGTCCGTAGAAGTAGGGAATCGAGGAAGCACAAAATGCGGGTGAAACATAGTTCTGGGTTGATTCCATTGGTTTCCAAGGAGATCGCTGAGATTAAAGAGTCCGATCGGACTGTGGAGGATTGCGAGAAAGGGGAAGTTATTAGGGTTGAGAAAAAAAAGGAGATTGAGTTCGAGAATGGTGTAAGTAAGAAGAGTCAAGAAAGCGACGTGTCCGGAGGTGGTCGGAGCGATGTGTCGGTGGAGGATCCGAACTTAGGGTGGGGACGGTGGTATAGCTTGAAGGAACTAGAAATGGCGACTGATGGGTTTGTGGAAGAGAATGTGATCGGAGAAGGAGGCTACGGCATCGTGTACAGAGGAGTTTTGCCGGACGGTTCCGTCGTCGCCGTGAAGAATCTTCTTAATAATAA AGGTCAGGCAGAGAAAGAGTTCAAGGTTGAAGTAGAGGCCATTGGAAAAGTAAGGCACAAGAACTTGGTGGGTCTGATAGGTTATTGCGCAGAAGGAGCTCAGAG GATGCTTGTGTATGAATTTGTTGATAATGGCAACTTGGAGCAATGGTTACATGGTGATGTAGGGCCTGTTAGCCCTTTAACATGGGAGATTAGGATGAAGATTGCACTTGGAACAGCAAAAGG TTTGGCCTATTTGCACGAGGGTTTAGAACCAAAAGTTGTGCACCGTGATGTGAAGTCCAGCAACATTCTCTTAGACAGAAAATGGAATGCAAAAGTGTCTGATTTTGGACTTGCAAAGCTCTTACAACCTGAAGCCAGCTACGTAACTACTCGTGTAATGGGTACCTTTGG ATATGTATCCCCAGAGTATGCAAGCACAGGCATGCTTAATGAGGGAAGTGATGTATATAGTTTCGGTGTTCTACTTATGGAGATCATTACTGGCAGAAGCCCAATTGACTATTCCCGGCCCCCAGGAGAG ATGAACTTGGTGGACTGGTTTAAAGGGATGGTGGCAAATAGACGTGGTGAAGAGGTAGTAGATCCATTGATTGAGATTCCACCCTCTCCTAGAACTCTAAAGAGAGTGTTGCTTGTTTGTCTACGCTGCATTGATTTGGATGCCAATAAAAGGCCAAAGATGGGGCAAATCGTTCATATGCTAGAGGCAGATGATTTTCCTTATCGTTCA GAGCTTCGATCTGTGCGAGAGAAAGATAGCCAGCCTGCTCGTTCAGATGTGCCGAGTAAACTTCCACTATAG